One window of Trinickia caryophylli genomic DNA carries:
- a CDS encoding tryptophan--tRNA ligase, with the protein MFPDRIFSGMRPTGSLHLGHYHGVLKNWVRLQSEYPCFFCVVDWHALTTHYETPDVIENNVWEVLIDWLASGIDPAQATLFIQSRVPEHAELSLLLGMSTPLGWLERVPTYKEQMEKIKDRDLSTYGFLGYPVLMAADILLYRASLVPVGEDQVPHVEMTREIARRFNHLYGREPGFEEKALEAAKKLGGKRAKLYHELRNAYQQEGDDEALEQARALLQESQSLSMSDRERLFGYLEGARKIILVEPQVLLTKASRMPGLDGQKMSKSYGNTIGLREDAETIAKKVRTMPTDPARVRRTDPGDPDKCPVWQLHQVYSDETTHQWVQQGCRSAGIGCLECKQPVIEGILREQQPMLERAQKYMDDPTLLRAIVADGCDKARKFATETMREVREAMGLSYS; encoded by the coding sequence ATGTTTCCAGACCGCATTTTCTCCGGCATGCGACCCACGGGCTCGCTCCACCTCGGCCACTATCACGGTGTGCTGAAGAACTGGGTGCGCTTGCAGTCCGAGTACCCGTGCTTTTTCTGCGTTGTCGACTGGCACGCCCTGACGACTCACTACGAGACGCCGGACGTTATCGAAAACAACGTCTGGGAAGTGCTGATCGACTGGCTGGCCTCTGGCATCGATCCGGCGCAGGCCACGCTCTTCATCCAGAGCCGCGTGCCCGAGCATGCGGAACTCTCGTTGTTGCTCGGTATGAGCACGCCGCTCGGCTGGCTCGAGCGCGTGCCGACCTACAAGGAGCAGATGGAGAAGATCAAGGACCGGGATCTCTCGACTTACGGCTTTCTCGGCTACCCCGTGCTCATGGCCGCCGACATCCTGCTCTATCGCGCCTCGCTCGTGCCGGTGGGCGAAGACCAGGTGCCGCACGTCGAGATGACGCGCGAAATCGCACGGCGTTTCAACCATCTTTACGGCCGCGAGCCGGGCTTCGAAGAGAAGGCGCTCGAGGCGGCGAAAAAACTCGGGGGCAAGCGGGCGAAGCTCTATCACGAACTGCGCAACGCCTATCAGCAAGAGGGCGACGACGAAGCGCTGGAGCAAGCACGTGCGCTGCTGCAGGAGTCGCAAAGCCTTTCGATGAGCGACCGCGAGCGGCTTTTCGGCTATCTCGAGGGTGCGCGCAAGATCATTCTCGTCGAGCCGCAGGTGCTCTTGACGAAGGCGTCGCGCATGCCGGGCCTCGATGGGCAGAAGATGTCGAAGTCTTACGGCAACACGATCGGTCTGCGCGAGGATGCCGAAACGATTGCGAAGAAAGTCCGCACCATGCCGACCGACCCCGCGCGCGTGCGACGCACCGATCCGGGCGATCCGGACAAGTGTCCCGTCTGGCAACTGCATCAGGTGTACAGCGACGAGACGACGCACCAGTGGGTCCAGCAGGGCTGCCGTTCGGCCGGAATCGGCTGTCTGGAATGCAAGCAGCCCGTGATCGAAGGCATTCTGCGCGAGCAGCAACCGATGCTCGAGCGAGCGCAGAAGTACATGGACGACCCGACGCTTTTACGCGCGATCGTGGCGGACGGCTGCGACAAGGCGCGCAAGTTCGCGACGGAGACGATGCGGGAAGTGCGCGAGGCGATGGGCCTTTCGTACTCCTGA
- a CDS encoding site-2 protease family protein: MDSSLIQTIAVYALPVIFAITLHEAAHGYAARFLGDNTAYVLGRVSLNPMRHIDPLGTIAIPLLLYFATGGALMFGYAKPVPVAFGNLRNPRWGGLWVSLAGPACNFAQALVWGLVGVGLALAGIDEPFFTRMAAAGVGVNLVLGVLNLFPLPPLDGGRVLTALLPARQAIGFARIEPYGFLIVMALIMTGVLTKIWLTPLVSLGYDALTALLTPFASLLN, translated from the coding sequence ATGGATTCTTCCCTGATTCAGACCATCGCGGTCTACGCGCTCCCCGTCATCTTCGCCATCACGTTGCACGAGGCCGCGCACGGCTACGCCGCGCGGTTTCTTGGCGACAACACGGCCTACGTGCTGGGGCGCGTGTCGCTCAATCCGATGCGTCACATCGATCCGCTCGGCACGATCGCCATCCCGCTGCTGCTTTATTTCGCGACGGGCGGCGCATTGATGTTCGGCTACGCGAAGCCGGTGCCGGTCGCCTTCGGCAATCTGCGCAATCCCCGCTGGGGCGGGCTTTGGGTATCGCTGGCGGGTCCCGCCTGCAATTTCGCCCAGGCCCTGGTGTGGGGGCTCGTCGGCGTGGGGCTCGCGCTCGCCGGCATCGACGAACCGTTCTTCACGCGCATGGCCGCGGCCGGCGTGGGCGTGAATCTCGTACTCGGCGTACTCAATCTGTTTCCGCTGCCGCCGCTCGACGGCGGACGTGTGCTCACGGCGTTGCTGCCGGCGCGGCAGGCCATCGGCTTCGCGCGCATCGAGCCGTACGGTTTTCTCATCGTGATGGCGCTCATCATGACGGGCGTGCTGACCAAAATCTGGCTGACGCCGCTCGTCTCGCTCGGCTATGACGCGCTGACCGCGCTGTTGACTCCTTTTGCCTCGCTCCTGAACTGA
- a CDS encoding L-threonylcarbamoyladenylate synthase has translation MSQYFRIHPENPQPRLIAQAVQIVKDGGVLALPTDSSYALACRLDDKDAVTRLRRIRGLDERQHLSLLVRDLSELAAFAMVDNRQFRLIKSVTPGPYVFILQATKEVPRRLSHPSRKTIGLRVPDHAITLALLEALGEPLIATTLILPPETDPLNDPESIRERLEKQIDLVIDGGACPREPSTVIDLTADEPVLVRKGRGALEPFGLAA, from the coding sequence ATGTCCCAATATTTCAGGATCCACCCCGAAAACCCCCAGCCGCGATTGATTGCCCAGGCCGTGCAGATCGTGAAAGACGGCGGCGTGCTGGCGCTGCCCACCGATTCGAGCTATGCGCTCGCATGCCGGTTGGACGACAAGGACGCGGTGACTCGCCTGCGGCGCATTCGCGGGCTCGACGAAAGGCAGCACCTGTCGCTGCTCGTGCGCGATCTGTCGGAGCTGGCTGCCTTCGCGATGGTGGACAATCGGCAGTTTCGCCTCATCAAGTCGGTGACACCGGGGCCCTACGTGTTCATCCTGCAGGCGACGAAAGAAGTGCCGCGGCGCCTGTCCCATCCGTCGCGCAAGACGATCGGGCTGCGCGTGCCCGATCATGCGATCACGCTCGCGCTGCTCGAGGCGCTCGGCGAGCCGCTGATCGCGACCACGCTGATTCTTCCGCCTGAAACGGATCCCCTCAACGACCCCGAATCGATTCGCGAACGACTGGAAAAGCAGATCGACCTCGTCATCGACGGCGGCGCGTGTCCGCGCGAGCCCTCGACCGTGATAGATCTCACGGCCGACGAGCCCGTGCTCGTGCGCAAGGGGCGGGGCGCGTTGGAACCGTTCGGGCTGGCGGCGTGA
- a CDS encoding 3',5'-nucleoside bisphosphate phosphatase yields MNADLHSHSTVSDGQLAPADVARRAHAGGVTLWSLTDHDEIGGQAEAREAAEALGMQYLSGVEISVTWANRTVHIVGLGVDPECPALVEGLYATRHGRTARARAIAEALGRIGIEGAYEGALRYVSNPELISRTHFARFLVERGLAASTPDVFDRFLGEGKPGYVPHRWATIEDALRWIQAAGGAAVLAHPGRYRYTQLEFDALFGQFIDLGGKAIEVVTGSHTPDQYREYADVARRFGFEASRGSDFHSPGEARVELGSLPDLPSDLKPVWERLL; encoded by the coding sequence ATGAACGCCGATCTGCATTCTCATTCCACCGTCTCCGACGGCCAGCTCGCGCCCGCTGACGTCGCGCGCCGCGCACACGCCGGCGGCGTCACGCTTTGGTCGTTGACCGACCATGACGAGATTGGCGGTCAGGCCGAGGCCCGCGAGGCGGCCGAGGCGCTGGGAATGCAGTACCTGAGCGGCGTCGAGATCTCGGTGACCTGGGCGAACCGAACCGTGCACATCGTCGGGCTCGGCGTCGATCCCGAGTGCCCGGCGCTCGTCGAAGGGCTGTACGCCACGCGCCACGGCCGAACGGCACGCGCACGCGCGATCGCCGAAGCGCTCGGGCGCATCGGGATCGAGGGCGCTTACGAAGGCGCATTGCGCTACGTATCCAATCCCGAGTTGATTTCCCGTACTCACTTCGCGCGGTTTCTCGTCGAACGGGGGCTGGCCGCGTCGACGCCCGATGTGTTCGATCGCTTTCTCGGCGAAGGCAAGCCAGGCTACGTGCCGCATCGGTGGGCGACGATCGAGGATGCGCTGCGCTGGATTCAGGCGGCCGGCGGCGCCGCGGTGCTGGCCCATCCTGGCCGCTATCGCTACACGCAGCTCGAATTCGACGCGCTTTTCGGGCAGTTCATCGATCTCGGCGGTAAGGCGATCGAGGTCGTGACGGGCAGCCACACACCCGATCAGTACCGCGAGTACGCCGATGTCGCGCGCCGGTTCGGCTTCGAAGCATCGCGCGGCTCGGATTTTCACTCGCCGGGCGAAGCCCGCGTCGAGCTGGGCAGCCTGCCCGATCTGCCTTCCGATCTGAAGCCCGTCTGGGAGCGCCTGCTTTGA
- a CDS encoding alpha/beta fold hydrolase, translating to MNTPRSEFVTVRGVRLHVRRWGAPDAPTLFMLHGWMDVSASFQFVVDALGGDWQVIAPDARGFGLSGWPVAERGGGHYWFHEYLADLEALLDHYAPTGQVNLVGHSMGANVVCLYAGVRPERVRRVVDLEGFGLAPARADQAPGRMAAWLDDLREPSSLRPYATLEEVQARLVKTNPRLAPQRARFLAEHWARRDDDGSYRLLADPAHKLHGPLLYRLDEIMAVWARVRAKVLHVEAVASPTLAMLAGRIPLDEFKARFEAFPDWREKLIEDAGHMVHHDQPEQVAALIEAFCC from the coding sequence ATGAATACTCCGCGATCTGAATTCGTCACCGTGCGTGGCGTCCGGCTGCATGTACGGCGCTGGGGTGCGCCGGATGCGCCGACGCTTTTCATGCTGCACGGCTGGATGGACGTATCGGCCTCGTTCCAGTTCGTCGTCGACGCGCTTGGCGGCGACTGGCAGGTGATTGCGCCCGATGCGCGCGGTTTCGGGCTCTCCGGCTGGCCGGTGGCCGAGCGCGGCGGCGGCCATTACTGGTTTCACGAGTACCTTGCCGACCTCGAGGCACTGCTCGACCACTATGCGCCGACGGGGCAGGTCAATCTGGTGGGCCACAGCATGGGCGCGAACGTCGTCTGCCTCTATGCGGGCGTGCGCCCCGAGCGGGTGCGCCGCGTAGTCGATCTCGAGGGATTCGGCCTGGCGCCAGCCCGCGCAGACCAGGCTCCGGGCCGCATGGCGGCGTGGCTCGACGATTTGCGCGAGCCGTCGTCGCTCAGGCCTTATGCCACGCTCGAAGAGGTGCAGGCGCGGCTCGTGAAGACGAATCCGCGCCTCGCGCCGCAGCGCGCGCGCTTTCTTGCCGAGCATTGGGCCCGGCGCGACGACGACGGCAGCTATCGTCTGCTGGCGGACCCCGCGCACAAGCTACATGGCCCGCTGCTTTATCGGCTCGACGAGATCATGGCGGTTTGGGCGAGGGTGCGCGCGAAGGTGCTGCACGTCGAGGCTGTCGCCTCGCCGACGCTTGCGATGCTCGCAGGCCGTATTCCGCTCGATGAATTCAAGGCGCGGTTCGAGGCATTTCCCGACTGGCGCGAAAAATTGATCGAGGATGCGGGCCACATGGTCCACCACGATCAGCCGGAGCAGGTGGCCGCGCTGATCGAGGCGTTTTGCTGCTGA
- a CDS encoding ferritin-like domain-containing protein, whose protein sequence is MCSLHEIASAGDACIRQTALIILLERDPASKAAATRALQASWLGGHAVCRPQTPIAEPAGLPGRPDAPVLVEPRALGHRSIQSRQGRAVLLHALAHIEFNAINLALDAVWRFAGMPEAFYADWLRVAAEEAYHFTLLAERLAQFEHRYGDFPAHNGLWEMCERTREDVLARMALVPRTLEARGLDASPPIRARLVQAGDLDSAAILDVILRDEIGHVRIGNRWFRQLCAARELDPHAAYLHLAEQYRAPRLRGPFNFEARRDAGFDEDELAALAARDAAAGA, encoded by the coding sequence ATGTGTTCTCTTCATGAAATCGCCTCTGCGGGCGACGCGTGCATCCGCCAAACGGCGCTGATCATCCTGCTCGAGCGCGATCCCGCATCGAAGGCCGCGGCAACGCGCGCCTTGCAGGCGAGCTGGCTCGGCGGCCATGCCGTCTGCCGGCCGCAGACTCCGATTGCCGAGCCTGCCGGCCTGCCGGGGCGGCCCGACGCCCCGGTGCTCGTGGAGCCGCGCGCGCTCGGGCATCGCAGCATCCAGTCCCGCCAAGGGCGGGCGGTACTGCTGCACGCGCTCGCCCATATCGAATTCAATGCGATCAACCTCGCGCTCGATGCCGTCTGGCGCTTTGCGGGCATGCCGGAGGCGTTTTATGCCGACTGGCTGCGCGTGGCCGCCGAGGAGGCGTATCACTTCACGCTGCTCGCCGAGCGGCTGGCTCAGTTCGAGCATCGGTATGGCGACTTTCCGGCCCACAACGGGCTTTGGGAGATGTGCGAGCGCACCAGGGAGGACGTATTGGCCCGGATGGCGCTCGTGCCGCGCACGCTTGAAGCACGCGGGCTCGACGCCTCGCCGCCGATCCGGGCCCGTCTCGTGCAGGCCGGGGATCTCGATTCGGCCGCGATCCTCGATGTCATTTTGCGCGACGAGATCGGCCACGTGCGTATCGGCAATCGCTGGTTCCGCCAGCTGTGCGCAGCGCGCGAGCTCGATCCACATGCCGCTTACCTGCATCTGGCGGAGCAATACCGTGCGCCGCGCCTGCGCGGTCCGTTCAATTTCGAGGCGCGCCGCGACGCGGGATTCGACGAAGACGAACTCGCGGCGCTGGCCGCTCGCGATGCCGCGGCTGGGGCCTGA
- a CDS encoding gamma carbonic anhydrase family protein has translation MALYKLGEHAPTIHESVFVADSATIIGRVTLEENASVWPGASIRADNEPIGIGAGSNIQEGAVLHTDPGYPLVIESNVTVGHQAMLHGCTVREGALVGIQAVVLNGAVIGRNCLVGAGAVVTEGKVFPERSLILGAPAKVVRELSDEEVARLALNAKGYIERRALFKEQLVRIG, from the coding sequence GTGGCGCTGTACAAGCTGGGCGAGCATGCCCCGACGATTCACGAAAGCGTCTTCGTCGCCGATTCCGCGACCATCATCGGTCGCGTGACCCTCGAGGAAAACGCGAGCGTCTGGCCCGGAGCCTCGATCCGCGCGGACAACGAACCGATCGGAATCGGGGCCGGCAGCAATATCCAGGAAGGAGCCGTGCTCCATACCGACCCTGGCTACCCGCTCGTCATCGAATCCAACGTCACCGTGGGCCATCAGGCCATGCTTCATGGGTGCACGGTTCGCGAAGGCGCCCTCGTCGGCATTCAAGCGGTGGTCTTGAATGGTGCGGTCATCGGCCGCAACTGTCTGGTTGGTGCGGGCGCCGTCGTGACGGAGGGCAAAGTCTTTCCCGAGCGCTCGCTGATTCTGGGCGCACCCGCGAAAGTCGTGCGCGAACTGAGCGACGAAGAGGTCGCCCGCCTCGCCCTCAATGCAAAGGGCTATATCGAGCGCCGGGCGCTCTTCAAAGAACAGCTCGTGCGCATCGGCTGA
- the hslO gene encoding Hsp33 family molecular chaperone HslO → MDDHLQKFMFSTAPVRGEIVSLRNTWQEVLLRRQYPAPVRDILGEMMAACALLSANLKFDGTLIMQVFGDGPIKMLVVQCDSELKMRATAKFTAELDGQETAGQPMPFAELVNASGHGRCVITLDPQGRQPGQQPYQGIVPLAGETGPLQSVAEVLEHYMHHSEQLDTRLWLAANTERAVGMLLQRLPGDGGIVPHAGEHDADTWERVCVLGSTLSQDELLKEEPQTLFKRLFWQENVQHFPPALAHFECSCSREKVGSMLKMLGREEVDSVLDERGHVEIHCEYCNQRYEFDPVDVAQLFAAVDASVGVTPAASQRH, encoded by the coding sequence GTGGACGATCATTTGCAAAAATTCATGTTCAGCACCGCGCCCGTGCGAGGCGAGATCGTCTCGCTGCGCAACACATGGCAGGAGGTGCTGCTTCGCCGCCAATATCCCGCGCCGGTGCGGGACATCCTGGGCGAGATGATGGCCGCCTGCGCGCTGCTATCGGCGAACCTGAAGTTCGACGGCACGCTGATCATGCAGGTGTTCGGCGACGGGCCGATCAAGATGCTTGTCGTCCAGTGCGATTCGGAATTGAAGATGCGTGCGACAGCCAAGTTCACCGCCGAGCTCGACGGGCAAGAAACAGCGGGCCAGCCCATGCCGTTCGCCGAACTCGTCAACGCGAGCGGCCATGGCCGCTGCGTCATTACCCTCGACCCACAGGGTCGTCAGCCGGGGCAACAGCCGTATCAGGGGATTGTTCCGCTTGCCGGCGAAACCGGTCCGCTGCAGTCGGTCGCCGAGGTGCTCGAGCACTACATGCATCATTCCGAGCAGCTCGATACGCGGCTGTGGCTCGCGGCCAATACCGAGCGTGCCGTCGGCATGCTGCTGCAACGGCTGCCGGGGGACGGCGGCATTGTTCCGCATGCGGGGGAACATGACGCCGATACATGGGAGCGCGTCTGCGTGCTCGGCTCCACGCTTTCGCAGGACGAACTGCTCAAGGAAGAGCCCCAGACACTCTTCAAGCGTCTCTTCTGGCAGGAGAACGTGCAGCACTTCCCGCCTGCCCTCGCCCATTTCGAATGCAGCTGTTCGCGAGAGAAAGTCGGCTCGATGCTGAAGATGCTCGGGCGCGAAGAAGTCGACAGCGTGCTCGACGAGCGCGGACACGTCGAGATTCACTGCGAGTATTGCAACCAGCGCTACGAATTCGACCCCGTCGACGTGGCACAGCTTTTTGCCGCGGTCGACGCATCGGTCGGCGTGACACCGGCTGCGTCGCAGCGTCACTGA
- the ftsB gene encoding cell division protein FtsB: protein MRLVTVVLVVLLVLIQYPLWWGHGGWLRVHELREALAAQAQKNGDAKLRNQRIEGEVQDLQSGTAAVEERARYEMGMVKDGEVFVQFVSPNTPASAVTPVPASNTSTRGEVSAAPVSVVPNPVSRVKSDKPGKKHGGAEKEKNKR, encoded by the coding sequence ATGCGGCTCGTCACTGTCGTTCTCGTCGTCCTGCTCGTGCTGATCCAGTATCCGCTCTGGTGGGGACACGGCGGCTGGCTGCGCGTGCACGAATTGCGCGAAGCGCTGGCCGCGCAGGCGCAGAAAAACGGCGACGCGAAGCTGCGCAACCAGCGCATCGAAGGCGAAGTGCAGGATCTGCAGTCGGGCACGGCGGCGGTCGAAGAGCGTGCGCGCTACGAGATGGGGATGGTGAAGGACGGCGAGGTCTTTGTGCAGTTCGTCTCGCCGAACACGCCTGCGAGCGCCGTGACGCCGGTGCCGGCGAGTAACACGTCGACGCGTGGCGAGGTGTCGGCCGCGCCGGTGAGCGTTGTACCGAACCCGGTCTCGCGCGTGAAATCCGACAAGCCGGGCAAGAAGCACGGCGGCGCCGAAAAAGAGAAGAACAAGCGCTGA
- the eno gene encoding phosphopyruvate hydratase — MSAIVDIIGREILDSRGNPTVECDVLLESGTMGRAAVPSGASTGSREAIELRDGETGRYNGKGVLKAVEHINTEISEAIMGLDASEQAFLDKTLLELDGTDNKSRLGANAMLAVSMAVAKAAAEEAGLPLYRYFGGSGAMQLPVPMMNIVNGGAHANNSLDIQEFMIVPVSQPTFREALRCGAEVFHALKKILGDRGMSTAVGDEGGFAPNFGSNDECLSTILQAIEKAGYRAGEDVLLALDCAASEFYHDGKYQLAGEGLQLSSAEFTDYLATLADKFPIVSIEDGMHESDWDGWKLLTDRLGKKIQLVGDDLFVTNTRILKEGIEKGIANSILIKINQIGTLTETFAAIEMAKRAGYTAVISHRSGETEDSTIADIAVGLNAGQIKTGSLSRSDRISKYNQLLRIEEDLGDIASYPGKSTFYNLR; from the coding sequence ATGAGTGCAATCGTAGACATCATCGGCCGTGAGATTCTGGATTCGCGAGGCAATCCGACCGTCGAATGCGACGTGTTGCTCGAGTCGGGCACGATGGGCCGCGCGGCGGTGCCGTCGGGCGCATCGACGGGCTCGCGCGAGGCGATCGAACTGCGTGACGGCGAAACGGGCCGTTACAACGGCAAGGGCGTGCTGAAAGCCGTCGAGCACATCAACACCGAGATTTCCGAAGCGATCATGGGCCTCGATGCGTCCGAGCAGGCGTTCCTCGACAAGACGCTGCTCGAACTCGACGGCACCGACAACAAATCGCGCCTCGGCGCCAACGCGATGTTGGCCGTCTCGATGGCGGTGGCAAAGGCCGCCGCTGAGGAAGCCGGCTTGCCGCTTTATCGCTACTTCGGTGGCTCGGGTGCGATGCAACTGCCGGTGCCGATGATGAACATCGTCAACGGCGGTGCGCACGCGAACAACAGCCTGGACATCCAGGAATTCATGATCGTCCCGGTGAGCCAGCCGACGTTCCGCGAAGCGCTGCGCTGTGGTGCCGAGGTGTTTCACGCACTCAAGAAGATCCTGGGCGACCGTGGCATGAGCACGGCGGTGGGCGACGAAGGTGGCTTCGCGCCGAACTTCGGCAGCAACGACGAATGCCTTTCGACGATCCTTCAGGCCATCGAGAAGGCCGGCTATCGCGCGGGTGAGGATGTGCTGCTTGCGCTCGACTGCGCGGCGAGCGAGTTCTATCACGACGGCAAGTATCAACTGGCGGGCGAGGGCCTGCAGTTGTCGTCGGCCGAGTTTACCGATTATCTTGCGACGCTGGCCGACAAATTCCCGATCGTCTCGATCGAAGACGGCATGCACGAAAGCGACTGGGATGGCTGGAAGCTGCTCACCGATCGGCTCGGCAAAAAGATCCAGCTCGTCGGCGACGACCTTTTCGTGACGAACACGCGCATTTTGAAGGAAGGTATCGAGAAGGGTATCGCCAACTCGATCCTCATCAAGATCAACCAGATCGGCACGCTGACCGAGACGTTCGCCGCGATCGAAATGGCCAAGCGCGCGGGCTACACGGCCGTGATCTCGCACCGCTCGGGCGAAACGGAAGATTCGACGATCGCCGATATCGCGGTCGGCCTTAACGCGGGGCAGATCAAGACCGGCTCGCTCTCGCGCAGCGATCGCATCTCGAAGTACAACCAGTTGCTGCGCATCGAAGAGGATCTCGGCGATATCGCCAGCTACCCGGGCAAGTCGACGTTCTACAACCTGCGTTGA
- the kdsA gene encoding 3-deoxy-8-phosphooctulonate synthase, which translates to MKLVDFEVGLDKPFFLIAGTCVVESEQMSIDTAGALKEICAKLGIPFIYKSSYDKANRSSGKSFRGPGMDEGLRILGEVRRQLNVPVLTDVHSIDEIERVAAVVDVLQTPAFLCRQTDFIHACARSGKPVNIKKGQFLAPHDMKNVIDKARDAAREAGLSEDRFLACERGVSFGYNNLVSDMRSLAIMRETGAPVVFDATHSVQLPGGQGTSSGGQREFVPVLARAAVAVGVAGLFMETHPDPACALSDGPNAVPLKRMGDLLETLVAFDSVVKRAPLLENNFN; encoded by the coding sequence ATGAAGCTCGTCGATTTCGAAGTCGGCCTCGACAAGCCGTTCTTTCTGATCGCTGGGACCTGTGTCGTCGAGTCGGAGCAGATGTCGATCGACACGGCCGGCGCGCTCAAGGAAATCTGCGCAAAGCTCGGCATCCCGTTTATCTACAAATCGTCGTACGACAAGGCCAACCGCAGTTCCGGCAAGTCGTTTCGCGGCCCGGGAATGGACGAGGGGCTGCGCATTCTCGGCGAAGTGAGGCGCCAGCTGAACGTGCCGGTCTTGACCGATGTCCACTCGATCGACGAAATCGAGCGGGTCGCGGCCGTCGTCGATGTACTGCAGACTCCGGCGTTTCTGTGCCGGCAGACCGATTTCATCCATGCCTGCGCGCGCTCGGGCAAGCCCGTCAACATCAAGAAAGGGCAGTTCCTCGCGCCGCACGACATGAAAAACGTGATCGACAAGGCGCGCGATGCCGCCCGCGAGGCGGGCCTCTCGGAGGACCGGTTCCTCGCATGCGAGCGTGGTGTTTCGTTCGGTTACAACAATCTGGTGTCCGATATGCGTTCTCTTGCGATCATGCGCGAGACGGGCGCCCCTGTCGTTTTCGACGCAACGCATTCGGTGCAATTGCCGGGCGGGCAAGGCACGAGTTCGGGCGGGCAACGGGAATTCGTGCCGGTACTCGCGCGCGCGGCCGTGGCGGTAGGCGTGGCGGGCCTGTTCATGGAGACGCACCCGGATCCGGCATGCGCGCTCTCGGACGGCCCCAATGCCGTGCCGCTCAAGCGCATGGGCGACCTGCTCGAGACGCTCGTCGCGTTCGATAGCGTGGTGAAGCGCGCGCCGTTGCTGGAAAACAATTTCAACTGA